Genomic segment of Trichoderma breve strain T069 chromosome 7 map unlocalized scaffold00007, whole genome shotgun sequence:
GTAGAAAGGATGGCGGCCTTGCCAGTTAAGGTTGGCCATCCGTCTGGATGCAGCAAGCAACTCCATAACATGGTACAACGCACAACGTGGCGGCTCCAAAACAGGGGGGGCTGGGCGCTAAGACGATCCACCGGGCGAGTGAGTCTTTTGGTGTTCGTAAAGCGGATGCAGCAGTGGCATGGGATGAGGGAGACACGTTGGAGTGCTTGCATGGCGGTGTCCCATTTTAAGCGTGGGTGGATGATGTGAAGTGAcctgatgaagaagtttAGCTTGTCCTGCGCTGTACTGTGCTGTAGATGCCATGCCGCTGTTTGTTGCTATCGGACGAGGGCATCATCGATACCCTTGTaagatggattgatggattgatgtgatgtgatgtacAGTAGAATTGGTGGTTGTCGGGTAGGTtgattgtttttttttctccccgACTTTCCATTGTTTATCGACGACGAACCCAATGCGGCCAAAAGTAAACAAACCTAAGCTCTCAATGCTGCTAGCAAAAAGCCGCTAGCTGTTCCGACTCaatagtacgagtagctTCTGGTGGTGGCAGCACTACAGTGAAAACAGCAAGACGCTGTGGGCGGGACCATGCAAGCACTCAGCAAGCAAGGTATCGTGTACGCCTCTCATGCGTTCGTTGGCCAAGCTATcctggtctttttttctcttgatgCATGGCTCGGCTCTTTTGTTTTACAGTAAATACTACAGGTAttattttgcttcttttctatgGAGCCGGACTACCTGGGTACTTgctgaaagagaaatagaCAGATAGAGAGAGGGAGTAACAAAGAAcatgaagaaggaagaaaaaaaaaggagcagTCGTCTGCATCTAGCGGACAGGGGTTGTGAATGGTCCGAGCCAAGCTACGGTGCAATTGGCAAAATAGAACAACAAAAGAAGTGATGAAGAATCGCAGCAAAATGGGCTTGGGCGATGCATCGTTTGGTTGACccttgtacgagtacctgcaACGCGTCTTGACATGTTTCCCTATTTGGACATGCCAGCGCCAGGCGCGCGACGTGATTTGGCCGTGAATGGAGCCAAAAGAAACGCGGATCGATTgtgctctttttttttttttttgttctaaATTGCTAGCAGAGAGAAATTGAATTCGAGGCGCCCGGAGAGCTAGAGGGGTGACTTCTGGAGGTGACTTGGGAGCCTGGCGCCCGCCGTACCGATACCAGCGGTCGGAATGCGGTTCTATGGAGCCCATGGATCGCTGGCGAAAACCCCCCTGGAGCCAGCCCACGCCCCTCCCGGCTCCAGCGCCAGGGGACCGCCCGTTGGCGTGCTGTGCGTGCTGTAACCTGCTGTACTATGCGCTGTCCACggcaagcagcagcgctaGCGCCCCCTGTACCCAAGGTACTCTACCTGATCGACCTGCCGATGCAACTGGAGCTTATGTACCCAATTCAATTCCCACCGCCTCCTGCACGTCCACAACACACACGCCACTGCCTTACCACGTCCTTGTCCTTTCGCTACACGTCGAGACAGGCCATCAGTGctattttctattttttccctcttcatccccgGCACCCAATTGTTGTTTATCTTGGTCTTTaatcctcatcctctcccccTAATCCCATCCTCCTCAATCCGCTTCTCGACAATCCCGACAGCCCGACGCCCAAGAGAGTAATGCCTTTCGCTCTAGGCGCCTCTTAGATCAACAACCCGCgacacaaacaacaacaacaaccacaacaacaacagctcTCCACCACCACAATGTCCAACAGCCCTCTGACACCGCCTGCATCCATGGCCGACCTGgatcatcaccatcatcagcatctgcgGCATGTCAGCTCCCCGTCGCCTATCCGAACCTCTGAGTACATGCCCGGCATGGCCCAGAGCGCGCTCCCCACCGTCTCATCCCCCACTACAGATAAACATCCCAAGGGCAAGAGAAAGCGAACAGCGTATGTCCACCCGATGATTTGCTGCTTGACTGCTTGCTGGAGCCTGGGAACCATAAACACAGGTCAcctggcttcagcttcagcttcaattgGCCCCGGATGCTTGGCAGACAGCTAACATGTTTATCTTTCCTCAATTAGCACCAAGGACAAGTTGATCCTCGAAGAAGCATACTCCATCAACCCCAAGCCCGATAAGCAAGCGCGTCTCGAGATCGTGAACCGCGTCTCACTTAACGAAAAGGAAGTTCAGGTATGTCATCTGCTTTAAAAATTTCGCACGTCCACTCCTTGCTGCCGAGCCGGGATCCGGGGTGGTCAACGCGTCTGCAAATTAGATCAATCAAAGATTTATGCAACCCTTTATGCTTCGAGAACAACACAAGCTGACAAGGCTGTTTGCCGAATTAGATCTGGTTCCAGAATCGTCGACAGAATGACAGGCGGAAATCACGCCCGCTGTCACCGCAGGAGCTGGCGGCTCTCCGCTTCAGCGGCATGCACAACATCGCATCAGACCCCATCACCTCTCgcagcatcgtcgtcgagctGGATCCCGCCTCGTTTCCCTCCCCCGGCCATTCTCCAGATCTTGTCAACCATCCTCTTTCACCACCCTCTCACCATCCCAACAGCCCTCTGCATGTGCACCCTCACCACGCTGGTGTAGAGGCCATCCATGCCACGCCGGCACCCCGCTACGGCTGCCCGCCCTTCTCTGCCAACGGTCTGCCACATGTGACACCACAACGGCAATTGTACCCATCCTCACAGGATGAGGTCCATCATGCTTCTCACTCTGTCGGCTACCTGGCAAACCGATGGAACCTGGGCAATTCGTACGCCACGCCTCTCTCTCGTGACAACTCTGTGAAGTAAGTTATAGCATGTTTGATGGGATTGTATGTCGTCTTCATTTCGCTGACTTTGATTCCCAGATACGACCCCTTCTACCCTTCCTCTTGCTCATCTAATTCATCTAGAGCATATCAGTCTCAGATGcgtctttccctttcccttgagggcaaggctgagctggTGGCCAACAACGAGTCATCTCCAGTCCGTGAAACCCCATCGAGGCCTTCGTCTACTCTGCCATCTCTGCCCCAGTTTCGACAGCGTAGCCTTCAGCGTAGCCATAGTGCACTCCCTGCTGTCACTTTACCCCCCATCTCAACATTGACCAACTCACTTCCACCACGCCTGGTTCGTGGCCGATCTCGTGATGTTCATGCTTGGGAGC
This window contains:
- a CDS encoding homeobox domain-containing protein gives rise to the protein MSNSPLTPPASMADLDHHHHQHLRHVSSPSPIRTSEYMPGMAQSALPTVSSPTTDKHPKGKRKRTATKDKLILEEAYSINPKPDKQARLEIVNRVSLNEKEVQIWFQNRRQNDRRKSRPLSPQELAALRFSGMHNIASDPITSRSIVVELDPASFPSPGHSPDLVNHPLSPPSHHPNSPLHVHPHHAGVEAIHATPAPRYGCPPFSANGLPHVTPQRQLYPSSQDEVHHASHSVGYLANRWNLGNSYATPLSRDNSVKYDPFYPSSCSSNSSRAYQSQMRLSLSLEGKAELVANNESSPVRETPSRPSSTLPSLPQFRQRSLQRSHSALPAVTLPPISTLTNSLPPRLVRGRSRDVHAWELCADSETRDELTAQAEHESSGSAIAAISLLRSSSGILQPSSIKRNAPLSKYQRSRGTKKPRLGRTSSSVARLETCWANDEKPRESFHAKMNVSMLVSPSDSDKENWSPRDGATSAEGRRQMAPGSPIRSQSARRIGRVLQGRKSPAAFLVRSDTVPSEPGSPVKTGVHGFRDLEAKAESPRDDEGDMDCVAGLLSLSQGAWR